Proteins found in one Planctomycetes bacterium MalM25 genomic segment:
- the nirQ gene encoding Denitrification regulatory protein NirQ — translation MSTEATAGKSRNLGDVLQEFSQHRWVMQQELQKVIVGQDAVIEQVFAAIFTRGHCLLEGVPGLAKTLLVSTLAQILDLRFQRVQFTPDLMPSDITGTNVLEEDDAGRRNFKFVEGPIFTNVLLADEINRTPPKTQAALLQAMQEREVTVGQTTYDLPQPFFTIATQNPIEQEGTYPLPEAQLDRFMFNIKIDYPTQAEEEQILAATTRGERPEVSKVLSTKAILNVQKLVTSVAVSEYVIKYAAALVRATRPKSDDAPDFVRDLVDWGAGPRAGQFLIQGGKAIAAMDGRFSVAIEDVQKIALPVLRHRVGANFQAQAEGMTTEDIVGRLLETVPTPEIPKFSN, via the coding sequence GTGAGCACCGAGGCAACCGCCGGCAAGTCGCGCAACCTGGGCGATGTGCTGCAAGAGTTTTCGCAGCACCGCTGGGTGATGCAGCAGGAGTTGCAGAAGGTCATCGTCGGCCAGGACGCGGTGATCGAGCAGGTCTTCGCCGCCATCTTCACGCGCGGCCACTGCCTGCTAGAAGGCGTGCCGGGGCTGGCGAAGACGCTCCTCGTGAGCACGCTCGCGCAGATCCTCGACCTGCGGTTCCAGCGCGTGCAGTTCACGCCCGACCTGATGCCGTCGGACATCACGGGGACCAACGTCCTGGAAGAGGACGACGCCGGCCGCCGGAACTTCAAGTTCGTCGAGGGGCCGATCTTCACGAACGTGCTGCTCGCCGACGAGATCAACCGGACCCCGCCGAAGACCCAGGCCGCGCTCCTCCAAGCAATGCAGGAGCGCGAGGTGACCGTCGGCCAGACGACCTACGACCTGCCGCAGCCCTTCTTCACCATCGCAACGCAGAACCCGATCGAGCAGGAGGGGACCTATCCGCTCCCCGAGGCGCAGCTCGACCGGTTCATGTTCAACATCAAGATCGACTACCCGACCCAAGCCGAAGAGGAGCAGATCCTCGCGGCCACCACGCGGGGCGAGCGTCCCGAGGTCAGCAAGGTGCTCAGCACCAAAGCGATCCTCAACGTGCAGAAGCTCGTGACGAGCGTCGCCGTGAGCGAGTACGTGATCAAGTACGCCGCCGCACTGGTCCGCGCGACGCGGCCCAAGTCCGACGACGCGCCCGACTTCGTCCGCGACCTGGTCGACTGGGGCGCCGGCCCCCGCGCCGGGCAGTTCCTGATCCAAGGCGGCAAGGCGATCGCCGCGATGGACGGGCGTTTCAGCGTCGCGATCGAGGACGTGCAGAAGATCGCGCTGCCCGTCTTACGTCACCGCGTCGGCGCCAACTTCCAGGCGCAGGCCGAGGGGATGACGACCGAGGACATCGTCGGGCGGTTATTGGAGACCGTGCCGACGCCCGAGATCCCGAAGTTCAGTAACTAG
- a CDS encoding hypothetical protein (Aerotolerance regulator N-terminal) → MAFLSPFLLAGVLLIGIPIALHLRRRREPVRVEFPALRLLKRNRHKTESQLKLRRWVLLALRCLLLALLATALARPLLKPPSAGDGPAGEGPAGVGIAIALAIDNGPNAAYESRNRSRLDEAQEMIEPLLDRLPEDTPVVLADRSPGGGAGRLDPASAALRVERMRVSPAARPLGAVVSDAIDRLAETPASRREAYVFTDLSVGAWNEATRRQVATALETHPGVALRLVDVGAADPRNAAIESLRLGSESLAVGEPLDLSATLHRTGAWTKPLAVQLWIDGDNGPIKRDERLIEPESTSPIDFQVSGLEEGFTTGFVRVVAGDASPGDDVRHFAVEVRRPRTILIAAPREEDAVFYRYAIDPAVTRAGAVRRFETEVVTYDGWARRTFVDYDAVVLLDPPSTVERGRGWSKLYDVAAGGGGVGVFLGREATLDAFNAPNAQTVLPAKLVWRSRDETYLKPTSFSHPAIRPLAPYAERIFWQAFPVLQRWELDEPVEGAAVVARYADGGPAIVERQLGRGRVVVMTTSVSDRLDGPDPWNLLPTGDDPWPFVLLARSLSDYLTGAAETRLDYTAGEPVVVPLPAGVETPAYVLRTPGGDALRQTVPPGRGELSIPSATGPGAYRLEAGAEVDRRFVVNLAADAGRLQRVDVDELRESLGGGEIELIRGGEALASAIDLGRVGRELYGWVLLAAAAALIGEQWVSNRYYRNAEGEANEGAAA, encoded by the coding sequence ATGGCGTTCCTCTCACCATTCCTGCTCGCCGGCGTCTTGCTGATCGGCATCCCGATCGCGCTGCACTTGCGCCGTCGGCGTGAGCCGGTGCGGGTCGAGTTCCCGGCGCTCAGGTTGCTGAAGCGGAACCGCCACAAGACCGAGAGCCAGCTGAAGCTGCGCCGCTGGGTGCTGCTCGCGCTGCGCTGCCTGCTGCTCGCGCTGCTGGCCACCGCCCTGGCGCGCCCCCTCCTCAAGCCGCCGTCGGCAGGCGACGGACCCGCCGGTGAGGGCCCCGCGGGTGTCGGGATCGCGATCGCGCTGGCGATCGACAACGGCCCGAACGCCGCGTACGAGAGCCGCAACCGGTCGCGCCTCGACGAGGCCCAAGAGATGATTGAGCCGCTGCTCGATCGCCTGCCCGAAGACACGCCCGTGGTGCTCGCCGACCGTTCGCCCGGCGGCGGGGCGGGGCGGCTCGATCCGGCGTCGGCCGCGCTGCGGGTCGAACGGATGCGCGTGTCGCCCGCGGCCCGCCCGCTCGGCGCCGTGGTGAGCGACGCAATCGACCGTCTCGCTGAGACGCCCGCCTCACGCCGCGAGGCGTACGTCTTCACCGACTTGTCGGTCGGCGCCTGGAACGAAGCGACACGCCGGCAGGTCGCGACCGCCCTCGAAACGCACCCCGGCGTGGCGTTGCGGCTGGTCGACGTCGGCGCCGCCGATCCTCGGAACGCGGCGATCGAGAGCCTCCGTTTGGGCAGCGAGTCGCTCGCGGTCGGTGAGCCGCTCGACCTGAGCGCGACGCTCCACCGGACCGGCGCGTGGACCAAGCCGCTCGCGGTGCAGCTCTGGATCGACGGCGACAACGGGCCGATCAAGCGCGACGAGCGGCTGATCGAACCCGAGTCGACCAGCCCGATCGACTTCCAGGTCAGCGGACTCGAGGAGGGCTTCACGACCGGCTTCGTCCGCGTCGTCGCCGGCGACGCCTCGCCGGGGGACGACGTGCGACATTTCGCCGTCGAGGTGCGACGCCCCCGCACGATCCTGATCGCCGCGCCGCGCGAGGAGGACGCCGTCTTCTATCGCTACGCGATCGACCCCGCGGTCACCCGCGCCGGCGCCGTGCGGCGGTTCGAGACCGAGGTGGTCACCTACGACGGCTGGGCGCGGCGGACGTTCGTTGATTACGACGCCGTCGTGCTGCTCGACCCGCCATCGACCGTCGAGCGGGGCCGCGGCTGGAGCAAGCTGTACGACGTCGCCGCGGGGGGCGGAGGGGTGGGGGTCTTCCTGGGTCGCGAGGCGACGCTCGACGCGTTCAACGCGCCGAACGCCCAGACCGTGCTGCCCGCCAAGCTTGTCTGGCGCTCGCGCGACGAGACCTACCTGAAACCGACCTCGTTCAGCCACCCGGCGATTCGCCCCCTCGCGCCGTACGCGGAGAGGATCTTCTGGCAGGCGTTCCCGGTGTTGCAGCGTTGGGAGCTTGATGAGCCGGTCGAGGGCGCCGCCGTGGTCGCCCGCTACGCCGACGGCGGGCCGGCGATCGTCGAGCGACAGTTGGGCCGGGGGCGTGTCGTCGTGATGACAACGAGCGTGAGCGATCGGCTCGACGGGCCCGACCCGTGGAACCTGCTGCCGACCGGCGACGACCCGTGGCCTTTTGTCCTCCTCGCAAGGTCGTTGTCCGACTACCTCACCGGCGCCGCGGAGACGCGCCTCGATTACACCGCCGGCGAGCCGGTCGTCGTGCCGCTGCCCGCCGGCGTCGAGACGCCCGCCTACGTGCTCCGCACCCCCGGCGGCGACGCCCTCCGCCAGACCGTCCCGCCCGGACGCGGCGAGCTGTCGATCCCCTCGGCGACCGGGCCGGGCGCGTACCGGCTCGAGGCGGGCGCCGAGGTCGATCGCCGATTCGTGGTGAACCTCGCCGCCGACGCGGGGCGTTTGCAACGGGTCGATGTGGATGAGCTGCGCGAGTCGCTCGGCGGCGGGGAGATCGAACTGATCCGCGGGGGCGAGGCCCTCGCGTCCGCGATCGACCTGGGGCGTGTCGGCCGCGAGCTGTACGGCTGGGTGCTGCTGGCGGCAGCGGCGGCCCTGATCGGCGAGCAGTGGGTCAGCAACCGCTACTACCGCAACGCCGAGGGTGAAGCGAACGAGGGGGCGGCCGCCTGA
- a CDS encoding tRNA modification GTPase TrmE, with amino-acid sequence MFPRKPSRGLLALVALAAIGYLLLTVPPQIAAGYQAAGGAESWTGKLYLAVVGLGVVVLGGLAAWGAWRMWGNTLLKQRTEARRVKNPSELSKRDRNAELGENLQASRDYATGLEATSALRDEVERALAELEAKHETRRLEIVAFGTISSGKSSLLNALAGREAFQSNVVGGTTSTEQSVPWPDSDSVSLIDTPGLAEVRGEGRAAIAAEAAQDADLVLFVVDGPLKAYEHELLERLAQMEKRIVVCLNKEDWYDARQKEELIAQLQEQVSGHVAGADVVAVRSRETVRPVIRVAADGTETKGEATVPPDISPLAERLMGIVDREGGDLLLANLLMQSRGLVDGAKERVLATLDAEADRLIDRYMWAAGGAAAANPVPLLDLAIGSGVLVKMALDLAGVYKQKVDADSVVEMLAQLGKNLVAMLGASAAAPALGSAVGSLLKTIPGVGWIAGGLLQGLVQAIVARWIGRVFKAYYRAEMQPPPGGLAELARQEWAVVTSAEELRKLVARGREKLSGAEKE; translated from the coding sequence GTGTTCCCTCGCAAACCCAGTCGCGGACTGCTCGCGCTCGTCGCCCTCGCGGCGATCGGGTACCTGCTGCTGACCGTGCCGCCGCAGATCGCCGCCGGCTACCAGGCGGCGGGCGGCGCCGAGTCCTGGACCGGCAAGCTGTACCTCGCCGTGGTCGGCCTCGGCGTGGTGGTGCTGGGCGGGCTCGCGGCGTGGGGCGCTTGGCGGATGTGGGGCAATACGCTCCTGAAGCAGAGGACCGAGGCCCGCCGGGTCAAGAACCCGAGCGAACTCTCGAAGCGCGACCGCAACGCGGAACTCGGCGAGAACCTCCAAGCGAGCCGTGACTACGCAACCGGGCTCGAGGCGACCTCGGCGCTGCGCGATGAGGTCGAGCGTGCGCTCGCGGAACTCGAAGCGAAGCACGAGACGCGGCGCCTGGAGATCGTCGCCTTCGGCACGATCTCCAGCGGCAAGAGCTCGCTGCTCAACGCGCTCGCTGGTCGCGAGGCGTTCCAGTCGAACGTCGTCGGCGGGACGACCTCGACCGAGCAGAGCGTGCCGTGGCCCGACTCGGACAGCGTCTCGCTGATCGACACGCCCGGCCTCGCCGAGGTGCGCGGCGAAGGCCGCGCGGCGATCGCCGCCGAGGCCGCGCAGGACGCCGACCTCGTGCTGTTCGTCGTCGACGGCCCGCTCAAGGCATACGAGCACGAGCTGCTCGAACGCCTCGCGCAGATGGAGAAGCGGATCGTCGTCTGCCTCAACAAAGAGGACTGGTACGATGCCCGCCAGAAAGAAGAGCTGATCGCCCAACTCCAAGAGCAGGTCTCCGGCCACGTGGCGGGGGCCGACGTGGTGGCGGTCCGATCGCGCGAGACGGTGCGCCCCGTGATCCGCGTCGCCGCTGACGGGACCGAGACCAAGGGCGAAGCGACCGTGCCACCCGACATCTCGCCCCTGGCCGAGCGGCTGATGGGGATCGTTGATCGCGAGGGGGGTGACCTCTTGCTGGCGAACCTGCTGATGCAGTCGCGCGGACTCGTCGACGGCGCGAAAGAGCGCGTTCTCGCGACGCTCGACGCCGAGGCGGACCGCCTCATCGATCGCTACATGTGGGCCGCCGGCGGCGCCGCGGCGGCGAACCCGGTGCCGCTGTTGGACCTGGCGATCGGCAGCGGCGTGCTGGTGAAGATGGCCCTCGACCTGGCGGGCGTGTACAAGCAGAAGGTCGACGCCGACTCGGTCGTCGAGATGCTCGCGCAGCTCGGCAAGAACCTCGTGGCGATGCTCGGCGCCTCCGCCGCGGCGCCCGCCCTGGGGTCGGCGGTCGGCTCGCTGCTGAAGACGATCCCGGGCGTCGGCTGGATCGCGGGCGGCTTGCTGCAGGGCCTGGTGCAGGCGATCGTCGCCCGCTGGATCGGCCGCGTCTTCAAGGCGTACTACCGCGCCGAGATGCAGCCCCCGCCCGGCGGCCTCGCGGAACTGGCCCGCCAAGAGTGGGCCGTGGTCACCTCCGCGGAAGAACTGCGTAAACTGGTCGCCCGCGGGCGCGAGAAGCTGAGTGGGGCTGAGAAAGAATGA
- the lptD gene encoding LPS-assembly protein LptD, producing MPRPETSEPIRVAASQTERWTQGDYTVWRLRGRVELTQGPSAWRGEEAIVWVDQPASFDKPTKLIVYLEAGADAPVRVDLYSDKPDPAATPIARQQASEWFGRLWSVGGVTWETPPPGGEPAEKPAVFTRGLARFNSEWDSLEGDLPTDGRKRDDSLQPVQFLGDPFATVAPAPVVVDASQPSFRSVQLFPRYGAGMKVEIFTPPGGEAVGQLSGGVQLVISGVDVPGMPAAAGPVDRVDLEADRAVVWTSGVAGLTGGRIDQSGETPLEIYLEGNIEFRQGERTIYATRMFYDARRRTGVILDAELLTPVPEIDGVEYPGLVRLKADALRQLEDSRFIADNATFTTSRLEEPTYALKSKRITFEDFQRPVIDPVTGTQAANPFTGEPLYNREQSATAEGNRVEFGGVPLLFWPTIETDLKEPSYYIDDFQVRNDSIFGFQILTDWNVYQLLGAKAPPGIDWTVTADYLSERGLGYGTTYEYGIDRFAGVDGPANGRFDLWLIDDNGIDTLGLGRRDIIPEESFRGRAFWDHQQKIRGGVLNDWKAQAQIGWISDRTFLEQYYEREWDERADQPTGGRLRRTVDNQSLSIEANGQLNEFFTETEWLPRLDHWLMGQDLGGQTLTWFAHSHVGYADLNPASTPTSAQLAGQFFLFPWEAALEGERAATRQEIDLPINLAPWGVPMKVVPFFLGEAAHWGASLAGDDLQRTYLHTGVRASAPFWAVNPNVRDPLFNLDGLAHKVVFDAEASYTDASRNVEEFALFDEIEDNALEDIRRRIFFPTVPAFQDPRFHLVRSGIQGWVASPTTEVVDDLSVVRMGMRHRLQTKRGAPGNQRVVDWLTFDSNASYFPEDDRDNFGEPIGLVDYDLAWHLGDRFTFLSDGFYDFFTDGLQTYSAGVALNRPSRGNAYVGWRSVRGPFNSDLLSLRFNYRFGPKWIGSASTVIDFGEAGNIGQTFSISRIGESLLFTLGLNVDESKDNVGVSFLLEPRFLPKTNLTRRTGIDIPPAGADGLE from the coding sequence ATGCCGCGGCCCGAGACAAGCGAGCCGATCCGGGTCGCCGCGTCGCAAACCGAGCGCTGGACGCAGGGCGACTACACCGTGTGGCGGCTGCGGGGCAGGGTCGAGCTGACCCAGGGCCCGAGCGCCTGGCGCGGCGAGGAGGCGATCGTCTGGGTCGATCAGCCCGCCTCGTTCGACAAGCCGACCAAGCTGATCGTTTATCTCGAAGCGGGCGCGGACGCGCCGGTCCGCGTCGATCTGTACAGCGACAAGCCCGACCCGGCCGCCACGCCGATCGCCCGCCAGCAGGCGAGCGAGTGGTTCGGCCGGCTGTGGTCGGTCGGCGGGGTGACGTGGGAGACGCCCCCGCCCGGCGGCGAGCCGGCGGAGAAGCCGGCCGTCTTCACGCGCGGGCTGGCCCGATTCAACTCCGAGTGGGACTCGCTCGAAGGCGACCTGCCGACCGACGGCCGGAAACGCGACGACAGCCTGCAACCCGTGCAGTTCCTCGGCGACCCGTTCGCCACGGTCGCGCCGGCGCCGGTGGTCGTTGACGCCAGCCAGCCGAGCTTCCGCAGCGTACAGCTCTTCCCCCGCTACGGCGCCGGCATGAAGGTCGAGATCTTCACGCCCCCCGGAGGCGAGGCGGTCGGCCAGCTGTCAGGCGGCGTGCAGCTGGTCATCAGCGGCGTCGACGTGCCCGGCATGCCCGCCGCCGCGGGGCCGGTCGATCGGGTCGATCTCGAAGCGGACCGCGCCGTGGTGTGGACCTCGGGCGTCGCCGGGCTCACAGGCGGCCGGATCGACCAGTCGGGCGAGACGCCGCTGGAGATCTACCTGGAAGGGAACATCGAGTTCCGCCAGGGCGAGCGGACGATCTACGCCACGCGCATGTTCTACGACGCCCGCCGCCGCACGGGCGTGATCCTCGACGCGGAGCTGCTCACGCCCGTGCCGGAGATCGACGGCGTAGAGTACCCCGGTCTGGTCCGCTTGAAGGCGGACGCGCTGCGGCAGCTGGAGGACTCGCGGTTCATCGCGGACAACGCCACTTTCACCACAAGCCGCCTCGAGGAGCCGACCTACGCCCTCAAGTCGAAGCGGATCACGTTCGAGGACTTCCAGCGTCCGGTCATCGACCCGGTGACCGGCACGCAAGCGGCCAACCCGTTCACGGGCGAGCCCCTTTACAACCGCGAACAGAGCGCCACCGCCGAGGGGAACCGCGTCGAGTTCGGCGGGGTGCCGTTGCTCTTCTGGCCGACGATCGAGACCGATCTGAAAGAGCCGTCGTACTACATCGACGACTTCCAGGTCCGCAACGACTCGATCTTCGGCTTCCAGATCCTCACCGACTGGAACGTCTACCAGTTGCTCGGCGCCAAAGCCCCGCCCGGCATCGACTGGACCGTGACGGCCGACTACCTGAGCGAGCGCGGCCTCGGCTACGGCACGACTTACGAGTACGGCATCGACCGCTTCGCGGGCGTGGACGGCCCCGCCAACGGTCGGTTCGATCTCTGGCTGATCGACGACAACGGCATCGACACGCTCGGCCTCGGCCGCCGCGACATCATCCCGGAGGAGTCGTTCCGCGGCCGCGCGTTCTGGGACCACCAGCAGAAGATCCGCGGCGGGGTGCTGAACGACTGGAAGGCGCAGGCGCAGATCGGCTGGATCAGCGACCGCACCTTCCTCGAGCAGTACTACGAGCGCGAGTGGGACGAGCGGGCCGATCAGCCGACGGGCGGCCGCCTCCGCCGGACGGTCGACAACCAGTCGCTCTCGATCGAGGCGAACGGCCAGCTCAACGAGTTCTTCACCGAGACCGAGTGGCTGCCGCGGCTCGACCACTGGCTGATGGGCCAGGACCTGGGCGGGCAGACGCTCACTTGGTTCGCGCACTCGCACGTCGGCTACGCCGACCTCAACCCGGCGTCGACTCCCACGTCGGCGCAGCTCGCCGGGCAGTTCTTCCTGTTCCCGTGGGAGGCCGCCCTCGAGGGCGAGCGGGCCGCGACCCGCCAGGAGATCGACCTGCCGATCAACCTCGCGCCGTGGGGCGTGCCGATGAAGGTCGTGCCCTTCTTCCTGGGCGAGGCGGCCCACTGGGGCGCGAGCCTCGCCGGCGACGACCTCCAGCGCACCTACTTGCACACGGGCGTGCGGGCCAGCGCCCCGTTCTGGGCCGTCAACCCGAACGTCCGCGACCCGCTGTTCAACCTCGACGGCCTGGCGCACAAGGTCGTGTTCGACGCGGAGGCTTCCTACACCGACGCGTCGCGCAACGTGGAGGAGTTCGCCCTCTTCGACGAGATCGAGGACAACGCGTTGGAAGACATCCGCCGGCGGATCTTCTTCCCGACCGTGCCGGCGTTCCAGGACCCGCGGTTCCACCTGGTCCGTTCGGGGATTCAGGGCTGGGTCGCGTCGCCGACGACCGAGGTGGTCGATGACCTGTCGGTCGTGCGGATGGGGATGCGTCATCGCCTGCAAACGAAACGGGGCGCGCCGGGCAACCAGCGGGTTGTCGACTGGCTCACATTCGACTCGAACGCGAGCTACTTCCCCGAGGACGACCGCGACAACTTCGGCGAGCCGATCGGCCTGGTCGACTACGACCTCGCCTGGCACCTGGGCGACCGCTTCACCTTCCTGTCGGACGGCTTCTACGACTTCTTCACCGACGGCCTGCAGACCTACTCCGCGGGGGTCGCGCTCAACCGCCCCTCGCGAGGCAACGCCTATGTCGGCTGGCGGAGCGTCCGCGGGCCGTTCAACTCGGACCTGCTCTCGCTCCGCTTCAACTACCGCTTCGGGCCGAAGTGGATCGGCTCGGCGTCGACCGTCATCGACTTCGGCGAGGCGGGCAACATCGGGCAGACCTTCTCGATCTCGCGCATCGGGGAGTCGCTGCTCTTCACGCTCGGCCTGAACGTCGACGAGTCGAAGGACAACGTCGGCGTGAGCTTCCTGCTCGAACCGAGGTTCCTGCCGAAGACCAACCTGACCCGCAGAACCGGCATCGACATCCCCCCCGCCGGGGCCGACGGCCTCGAATGA
- the dgkA gene encoding Undecaprenol kinase: protein MADRPDFKPSTWLGKFACAFRGLWVGVRGQSSFAIHIPVMIGVLVMGCVVSVPWVEWCLLLLAISLVLAAELVNSALEVLAKAVTDEYSEPVRDALDIASAVVFVASFGAACVGLIILFG from the coding sequence ATGGCCGATCGCCCCGATTTCAAACCGTCGACCTGGCTCGGCAAGTTCGCCTGCGCGTTCCGTGGCCTGTGGGTCGGCGTGCGGGGGCAGAGCAGCTTCGCGATCCACATCCCGGTCATGATCGGCGTGCTCGTGATGGGGTGCGTCGTCAGCGTGCCGTGGGTCGAGTGGTGCCTGCTGCTGCTGGCGATCTCGCTGGTGCTGGCGGCCGAGCTCGTCAACTCGGCGCTCGAGGTGCTCGCCAAAGCGGTGACCGACGAGTACAGCGAGCCCGTCCGCGACGCCCTGGACATCGCCAGCGCGGTGGTCTTCGTCGCCTCGTTCGGGGCGGCGTGCGTCGGGCTGATCATCCTGTTCGGCTGA